The following proteins come from a genomic window of Miscanthus floridulus cultivar M001 chromosome 2, ASM1932011v1, whole genome shotgun sequence:
- the LOC136537658 gene encoding uncharacterized protein, whose translation MAAPKPPSPTRHFGCPAGAGDSTSSQLSATYLGVSFALFLATLPSGTAARHVASLQSRGRILASRLLAAEDQLRQLRARRREDARANARAAEIFAGHRAAWMEAERRLLARAQAAGDEAASLRARLADAEADAAALRGRVERLEREAAERDELLNALLAATSRAGDSGGGGPLFRARDGEEEEEEEERARHDARGEQEQVDHAADTAAAEALAAAAALYAQQRQKHDDDFYTAATAASGMPPWMEMDRSKGWQDLKYDTVESTFNTKHAVPRRESPWKVDVESSGVPAKLRLLEQELINLEKVVNGDLSKIPLVMRKQVKRYQTLAGKIDDLCKRMQTSDPCDSTLNSEFRTQRQTEFLLEAFHLQHRATETRQKLSTLQAETAKGSFGDELTAEAKMCTRRALSSIRNNFKEIQRSLEIWLARILGDLEGMLARDGASRIREYFLSPYTSAVR comes from the exons ATGGCGGCGCCCAAGCCGCCCTCGCCGACGCGCCACTTCGGGTGCCCCGCGGGCGCGGGGGACTCCACCAGCTCCCAGCTGTCCGCCACCTACCTCGGCGTCAGCTTCGCGCTCTTCCTCGCCACGCTCCCGTCAGGCACCGCCGCCCGCCACGTGGCCTCGCTCCAGTCGCGGGGCCGCATCCTCGCGTCGCGCCTGCTGGCCGCCGAGGACCAGCTGCGGCAGCTCCGCGCGCGCCGCCGCGAGGACGCCCGCGCCAACGCCCGCGCCGCCGAGATCTTCGCGGGCCACCGCGCCGCCTGGATGGAGGCCGAGCGCCGCCTCCTGGCCCGCGCccaagccgccggggacgaggccGCCTCCCTCCGCGCGCGCCTTGCCGACGCCGAGGCCGACGCCGCCGCGCTGCGCGGCCGCGTCGAGCGCCTCGAGCGCGAGGCCGCCGAGCGGGACGAGCTGCTCAACGCGCTCCTTGCGGCCACCTCGCGCGCCGGGGACTCCGGCGGTGGCGGGCCCCTGTTCCGCGCCCGcgacggggaggaggaggaggaggaggaggagcgggcgCGCCACGACGCGCGTGGGGAGCAGGAGCAGGTGGACCACGCCGctgacaccgccgccgccgaggccctcgccgccgccgccgcgctctaCGCTCAGCAGCGCCAGAAGCACGACGACGACTTCTACACGGCTGCCACGGCCGCGTCGGGAATGCCGCCGTGGATGGAGATGGACCGATCAAAAGGCTGGCAG GACCTGAAGTATGATACAGTTGAGTCAACGTTCAACACAAAGCACGCTGTACCGAG GAGAGAATCACCTTGGAAAGTGGATGTAGAATCATCAGGAGTTCCAGCAAAACTTAGGTTGCTGGAGCAGGAACTAATTAACTTGGAAAAGGTAGTGAATGGAGATTTGTCCAAGATTCCATTGGTGATGAGAAAACAAGTGAAAAGATATCAAACTCTAGCTGGGAAAATTGATGATCTTTGCAAACGAATG CAAACAAGTGACCCCTGTGATTCAACACTAAACTCAGAGTTCAGAACACAGCGGCAAACAGAATTCTTGCTGGAAGCATTTCACCTTCAGCATCGTGCAACTGAAACAAGGCAGAAGCTCAGCACACTGCAAGCAGAGACTGCTAAAGGCAGCTTTGGAGATGAGCTAACAGCAGAAGCCAAAATGTGCACAAGAAGAGCACTAAGTTCAATAAGGAATAACTTCAAGGAAATCCAGCGAAGCTTGGAGATTTGGCTGGCAAGAATTCTTGGAGACCTCGAGGGCATGCTAGCGAGGGATGGGGCCTCCCGCATTAGGGAGTACTTTCTGTCTCCATACACATCTGCTGTTCGGTGA